The Candidatus Paceibacterota bacterium genomic sequence ACGGCAGACTTGCTCGACCGCTGCAAGAAGCCTTTCCAATCCGTACTCAAGGACGCGGGAATTCCGGTCTCTGATATTCACCATGTTGTTCTCGTGGGTGGATCAACACGTATGCCAGCAGTTGTGGATCTTGTTCGAGATCTCACAGGCGGTCGCGAACCAAACAAGGGCGTCAACCCAGATGAGGTTGTTGCAGTCGGGGCGTCGCTACAAGCAGGCGTACTTAAGGGTGAAGTGAAAGATGTACTTCTTCTGGATGTCACACCTCTTTCCCTTGGCATTGAAACCAAGGGTGGGGTAATGACTCGATTGATCGAACGAAACACGACTATCCCAACAAAGCGAAGTGAGATTTTCACTACCGCTGATGACAACCAACCTGCAGTGCAAATTCAGGCTTACCAAGGTGAGCGCGAAATGGCTGCGTACAACAAGAAGTTGGGAATGTTCGAACTCACCGGTCTTCCTCCGGCACCACGTGGCGTGCCACAGATCGAAGTAACTTTCGATATCGATGCCAACGGAATTGTGCACGTTTCAGCGAAGGATCTCGGCACTGGTAAAGAGCAGAGGATGACTATCACTGGCGGCTCCGCACTTTCCAAGGACGAAATTGACCGCATGATGAAAGATGCTGAGGCGCACGCCGAAGAGGATCGCCAACGTAAAGAAGAAGCCGAAATTCGCAATACCGGCGACTCACTTCTTTACCAGACCGAGAAGTTCTTGGCAGAAAATGGCGAGAAGCTCAACGAAGGTGAAGCCGCTGCCAAGAAGGCTGAAACTGAGGAAGCGCTCGCTGAACTCAAAACCGCGCTTGGCGGTGCCAACTTCGAGATGATCAAGAGCGCAACCGAGAAGGTCTCAACCTTGAGCCAGGCACTTGGTTCTGCTCTCTACGCCGCAACTGCGCAGACTTCAGCCACTGAAGGTGGAGAAGAAGGCGTGGAAGACGCAGAGATTGTCGAAGAATAATGTCAACAGAGAATGAATCTCTGGCTGATGAAGTTATAGAGGATCTTCAAAGTGAGGCGGTGGAGAGCGATCTCGCCGTCCTCACTGGAGATCTGCAGCGGCTTCAAGCTGAGTACATAAATTATCGTAAACGCGTTGAGCGAGATCGTTCACTCTCGCATGAGTTGGCCGTTGGGGCAGTGCTCGCCGAACTTCTTCCAGTCTTGGACGATCTCGATCGAGCCAAGGAGCACGGCGAACTGAGCGGTGGCTTTAAAGCAGTCGCCGATCGATTGGTCGGCGTCACGACAAAGATAGGACTTGAGCAATTTGGGGAAGTCGGGACAACTTTCGATCCACAAATTCACGAAGCGCTCTCCCACACAACATCATCGGAAGTTAGTGAAACAACTGCGACGGCAATTCTGCAACCGGGTTACAAGTACAAGAACCGTATTCTTCGCCCTGCTAGAGTCGCCGTAACAGATCCGGAGTAAACCTTGGCCGCCAAAGATCTTTACGAGAAAGACTTCTATAAGATCCTTGGCGTTGCAAAGGATGCGACGAGCAAGGACATTAGAAAGCAGTACCGCCTGCTTGCTCACAAATTGCACCCAGATAAAAACACCGGAAACAAGAAACTTGAAGAAGAGTTCAAGGCCGTCTCCGAGGCCTATGAGATCTTGTCGGATGAAAAATCTCGCGCTGAATACGACGAAGCCCGTTCGTTATTCGAACGCGGCGGCTTTCGATCTCAACCGGCTGGACCTGGTGGCGGATTCGGAGGTAGTCGCGACTACACAGATTTGTTCAACGAGGGCTCACCCCAAGATATATTCGCCAATCTTTTTGGGGGACGCCGAGGTCCGCGGCGGGGTGCCGATCTCCAGACGGAGTCCACCATCTCTTTTCGAGAATCGATTTTTGGAACAAACCTAGAACTCCGCCTTTCCAGTGACGGTGGCGCGCCCGCCAATATCACTGTCCGGGTACCGCCAGGGGTGAAAAATGAGGGAAAGATCCGAATCAAGGGCAAGGGCGCGCCAGGCGAGGCGGGTCCAGGGGACCTCTTTATTCATCTCAAAGTTCGACCCCATCCGATCTTCTCCCACAAAGGCGAGAATCTTCATATGACGCTTCCAGTCACTTTCACGGAAGTCGCTCTTGGGGCGGATATCAAAGTTCCAACGCTTTCGGGGGAAGAAGTAACGGTTCGGATTGCGCCTGGAACACCCAATGGTCGAGTTCTTCGAGTCAAGGGCCGCGGAGTAAAAACCGCTAATGGAGTTGGGGACTTGTTGGTTCAGGTCGATGTTCAAATTCCCCGGCGTCTTAATTCAAAGGCGCAGAAAGCGCTAGAGGACTTCGCCCGCGAGAGCGCAGATGAGGATGTTCGCGCCGAATTCAAGTCAGAGGCAAAAGCATGAGCGAAGAATTGAAGAATCCAGAAGATGATGATGCAGCTGCCGTCTACGTCATATCCATCGCATCTCAACTTTCCGGGCTACACCCGCAGACCTTGCGTCAATATGATCGACTTGGTCTGGTTTCACCGGGCCGCGCAAGTGGCAGAGGCCGCAGATATTCATTGCGCGACATTGCCCTGCTTCGCAATGTGCAACGCCTCATCGGGGAAGGAATTAATCACGCTGGCATCAAAAGGATTATCGAACTTGAATCGGCTATGGCAAATATGGCACTTGAAGTGGCAAAGCTTCGAGTTGAAGTTGATGCCCTCCTGGAAGCGAATCCGCCTAAGACGCTGGCGCGGAGAGTTTCAACTCCGCTGGTGATTTACAAACAAGATTAGGACAAGATTAGAAAGAGCCCGACCACTCGGTAGGATTTCATTATGAATTCACGCGAAGCTCTAAAAGAAGAGATAAATAAAAAGGCCGTCGTCCACGGAAAAGTAATTTTGTCTTCAGGCATTGAGGCGGATTATTACGTTGACTTGCGCCGCGTGACTCTGGACGCAGTGGCTGCGCCACTCGTTGGTGACGTGATGCTCGATCTGTTAGAGGGTTGGGAGTTCGATGCAGTTGGTGGGCTCACCTTAGGCGCGGATCCCGTCGCAGCGGCAATAATGCACGTCGCCGCACAACGCGGTCGTCTGATTGATTCGTTTGTTGTTCGCAAAGCGGAGAAGCAGCACGGATTGCAAAGAAGAATTGAAGGACCAGATGTCAAGGGTCGACGAGTGGTTGCGGTCGAGGACACTTCCACAACAGGTGGTTCTGTGTTGACTGCGGTCGAAGCACTTCGCGAAGCGGGCGCAATAGTTGTTGGAGTGGCAGTGATCGTTGAACGTGGAGCCGAGCAGGCAATTCTGGATGCAGGATTGGAATATCGCGCTGCATTTTCACTCGGAGATTTAGGGCTATAGAAATGACTACTCGCACGATCGGCCCGTGGAAAGTTTCGGCGCTGGGGCTTGGCTGTATGCAACTCTCGGGAATGTCCACCACTAATGCACCAATACTGCATGAGAGCGAAAGAGCTTTTGGAGTTATTCATGCGGCGTTGGACGCAGGGGTGACATTGCTTGATACCGCGGATATTTACGCGCCGAGTTGGGATACTTTCGGCCATAACGAAAGCCTTGTTGGAGCGGCTTTCCAATCCTGGAACGGGTCGCCTTTTCAAAAGGCGAAGGTTGTTATCGCCACAAAAGGCGGCATCACTCGCGGGCCCGGTGAGAGTTGGGGTAGGTCTTCATCCCTTGATTACTTACTTCGTGCCGTCGAAGATTCGACGACGCGGTTAGAAGTCGAAAAAATCCAACTCTGGCAGCACCACCGCCTGGATCCTACGATGATTTTTGAAGACCAATTTGAGAATGTCCTCGAGCTTCAAGCACGTGGACTCGTGGAAAGAATTGGGGTGAGCAATTACAATGCCGCACAACTTCGTCGCGCGATAAAGATGGGTGGAACGCCGGCGCAAGGCGGTCTCGTCTCTGTTCAAAATGAATATAGCCCGAGATATCGCCATGCGGCTGAAGTTATAGAGATTTGCGAAGAGTATGGGATTGCATATCTTCCTTGGTCCCCACTTGGTGGAATTAGAAATGCCCGGCAACTCGGCGAGGGAGATTTTGCAGCTTTTGGCGATTTGGGTCAGAAGAAAGGAGTCTCGGCATTTGCAATGACAATTGCCTGGCTGCTGCATCTCTCGCCAACTATGATCCCAATTCCCGGAACCACTCGCGTTTCCTCGCTGCTTGATGATCTGGAAGGAGTTGGCATTTCACTGACCGCAGATGAGATGAAGTATTTGAACTCGAGTTTGCCAGAAAGCGTTCCAGTCGATGATGAGTTATTGGATCAACCGCCTTTTAGATACTAAATTTCCAAAATAAAAACGGAACTAAATTAACTCAGGTGTCGCCTTGTTCGTATTTCACGAATTATTTCGAGCCCAAGTGGGAGCAGACTAAGCAGGATGATCACTCCGATTATCGGAAGTAGGTAGGAGTCAATCGACCCTTTAAGTTTTTCTCCAAGCAGGTAGCCGAGCAGAGCGATTCCATCGGCCCAGATAATTCCTCCGATGACATTCCAGAGTAAGAATTTTGAAGCTGGTACGCGCACGATTCCGCAGAGCGGATTTATCAGGGTGCGCACGAAGGGTACATATCGGGCGAGAACAATTGCCCGACCCGGTCCGTACTTCTTGAGCCATTTTTCAGTAGCGACTACCCGGGAGTGATTGAAGAATCGTCCATCTGGGCGGTCAAAGAGTGGACGTCCAAAGCGATGGCCGATGTAGTGCCCCAACTGCGAGCCGAGGATTGTCGCAAGCGGGGCTCCGATGAAGAGCCCGAGGACGGAGAGGTGGGTGCCACCCAGCAGGGCGGCTGCCGAACCGGAGGCAGCTAGCCCGGCGACAAAAAGGAGGGAGTCTCCCGGCAGGATGAGCCCAATCAGCAGGCCGGTCTCGGCAAAAAGGGCCCCCAGGATTCCAAGCAGTCCCAGATCGACAATGATGGATTTAGCGTCCAGGAGGTTCATAGGTCGCAACCCTAACCCCATAGGGCCAGAATCAAAACGCGAGTGTGTCCCGATAGACCCCAATAGACCCAAATAGATAGGTACAGAACGCTCAATTTGGGGTTAAGGCGGGCCCTATGCGTACACTCTGCTCATCTTTGCCCCAAGAGGGGGTCCCGATCTCCAATGGAGGAGAAATGCGAGCTGCCAGCTCTCTCGTACATGTCACAGGAACAAACCTCACATATGTCTATATCGTCCTAGCAATCTCGCTCGGCGCACTCGCAATTGCCTGGGCATTGCGCGCCCAAGTACTTGCCGCCGATGAAGGCACCGAAAAAATGCGCGAAATTGCCGCCGCTGTTCAAGAGGGCGCCGCCGCATATCTCACACGTCAATTTAGAACACTTTCTTATTTTGTGGGAATCGTATTCCTTCTTCTCTTTGCCCTTCCCGGTACTGGAGACATCCGCATTGGCCGCTCGATCTTCTTCTTAATGGGTGCGGTATTTAGCGCGCTCGTGGGTTACAACGGAATGTGGCTGGCTGTACGGGCGAATGTTCGCGTGGCAGAAGCTGCTCGGCAAAGATCAGCAGAGAAGGCAGTTCGAATTGCTTTCCGTACCGGTGGAGTTGTGGGTATGACCACTGTCGGTCTCGGACTTGTCGGCGCTTCGCTCGTTGTAATCATTTATCGCGAGAATGCGCCAGCTGTACTTGAAGGATTCGGATTTGGTGCGGCAATGGTTGCCATGTTCATGCGGGTTGGTGGCGGTATCTTCACTAAGGCAGCAGACGTTGGAGCCGACCTCGTCGGTAAAGTTGAAAAGAACATTCCAGAAGATGATCCACGTAACGCCGCGACAATCGCAGATAACGTTGGAGATAACGTCGGTGACTGTGCTGGTATGGCGGCAGACCTCTTCGAGTCTTATGCCGTGACACTCGTCGCTGCACTCATTCTCGGCAAGGCTGGCTTCGGTGATTCGGGTCTGATCTACCCACTGATTGTTCCTGCAATCGGAACCGTCACCGCGGTTATCGGAATCTTCTTGACTCGTATGCGAAGCACCGACAAGTCTGCAATGGATTCGATCAACCGGTCATTCTTTATGTCAGCAGTTATTAGCGCCATCCTGACTGGACTTGCAACATTCATTTATCTTCCGAGTGATTTCAGTCTTCTCACTGGCCTATCTGCAACTGCAGTCACAGATGCTGGAAGTATCAACCCACGAATTCTTGCATTCGGCGCAGTCCTAATCGGCATCGTTCTTGCTGCATCAATTCAAGTACTCACTGGCTTCTTCACCTCAGTTGGCAGGCGCCCCGTCAATGATGTTGCCGCGTCCTCGCAAACAGGCGCTGCGACAGTGCTCCTGTCAGGTATCTCCGTAGGTTTCGAATCCGCGGTTTATTCAGCTATTTTGATCGCGTCGGCAGTATTTGGAGCTTTCTTACTCGGCGGTGGAAGTATCGTTCTTTCACTTCTCGCTATTGCGCTCGCGGGTACTGGTTTGCTCACAACTGTGGGTGTAATTGTGGCCATGGATACCTTTGGTCCCATTTCAGATAACGCCCAAGGCATTGCTGAAATGTCGGGTGACGTTGAGGGCGAAGGTTCGTTGATCCTTACATCCCTGGATGCAGTTGGTAACACCACCAAGGCAATCACCAAGGGAATCGCAATCGCAACCGCGGTACTTGCAGCGACCGCACTCTTTGGAGCATTTACCGATGCGATCAAGAGTGCAGTTGAGGCAGCAGGTGAGAATGCGGCAAATCTTGCCCTTCAATTCCAAGGGGTACTTGATGTTGCTAACCCGCGCAACCTGGTAGGACTGATCATCGGAGCAGCGGTTGTGTTCCTCTTCTCTGGTCTGGCAATCAATGCTGTATCGCGCGCGGCTGGCGCGGTTGTTGTAGAGGTCCGCAAGCAGTTCATCGAGCACCCCGGCATTATGGAAGGCACCGAGAAGCCTGAATACGGTCGTGTTGTTGATATCTGTACTCGTGACTCACTGCGCGAACTTGCCACCCCAGGACTTCTTGCAGTTATGGCACCTATTGCTGTCGGCTTTGGTCTCGGCGTCGGATCACTTGGCGCATACCTAGCTGGTGCAATCGGAACCGGAACCCTGATGGCAGTATTCCTCGCCAACTCTGGTGGCGCGTGGGATAACGCAAAGAAGATGGTTGAAGATGGCCATTACGGCGGCAAGGGTTCAGAAGCACATGCGGCAACAATCATCGGAGACACTGTCGGAGATCCGTTCAAAGACACCGCGGGTCCGGCAATCAACCCGTTGATCAAGGTCATGAACCTTGTTGGTCTCTTGATTACCCCAGCGATCGTCAGCATGTCACTAGGTGGTCACACCGCAACGAGTACAGCAATTGGCCTCTTCGCCTTTGCGGTCATTGTTGGCGCACTTATTCATAACCGTCGCAAATCGACAATGATTGAGTATTAAAGGGTACGGTTTCGTACCTTGAAATACCTAAGAGCACATACCTAAGGCGGTTATGGCAAAGGATCTGAAAAAGTTGGTGATTGTTGAATCCCCAGCTAAAGCGCGCAAGATTGGCGGCTACCTCGGCGATGAGTACATCGTCGAGGCTAGCGTCGGTCATATTCGCGATCTGCCCCAGCGTGCCGCCGACATCCCCAAGGAGTACAAGGGGATCGCGTGGGCAAAAGAAGGCGTCAATATTGAGGAGGATTTCGCCCCTTTATATGTAATTAACCCAGATAAGAAGGCCAAAGTGGCCGAATTAAAGGCGTTAATGAAGGATGTCGATGAGTTGATCCTGGCAACTGACGAGGACCGAGAGGGCGAGGCAATCGCCTGGCACTTGGTCGAAGTGCTACAACCGAAGATTCCAATCAAACGGATGGTCTTTAACGAAATCACAAAGGAGGCGATTCAGAAAGCGATAAACGAAACTCGCGATCTGGATTACCACCTGATCGATGCGCAGGAAACCCGGCGCGTACTTGATCGACTCTTTGGATATCGCCTTTCTCCGGTGCTCTGGAAGAAAGTCATGCCACGCATTTCTGCTGGACGAGTGCAGTCCGTGGCGACTCGACTTATCGTTGAAAAGGAACGCGAACGGATGGCCTTCATTTCATCGTCGTGGTGGGATGTGGCCGCGAAGTGCGACCTCGGATTTAACGCCAGACTGATCAGTGTTGAGGGTAAGAAAGTCGCTGCGACAAGTGACTTCGGTGCTGATGGAGCAGTTAAAGAGAAATCACTCGCCAACATTCTTCTTCTCAATGAATCTAGCGCAAGAGAGTTGGTCGATTCTCTAAAGATTTCCCCGCTCACTGTTAGATCTATTGAAGAGTCGCCGCGCACCGAACGCCCCAAACCACCTTTCACAACCTCGACGCTGCAGCAAGATGCCGGTGGACGTTTGGGCTGGGGCGCGCAGATCACAATGCGCATTGCCCAACGTCTTTACGAAAACGGGTACATCACTTATATGCGTACGGATTCGGTAAATCTTTCCGCGCAGGCGATCACTGCCGCACGTAACGCCGCAAAAGCGCTTTACGGAGCCGATCATCTTTCGGATGCTCCGCGCGTCTATGCCAGCAAGACCAAGAACGCACAGGAAGCGCACGAAGCTATCCGCCCTGCCGGAGATAGTTTTCGCACCCCTGGAGAATTGGCTCCCGAACTTTCACGCGATGAATTTGCACTTTATGATTTGATTTGGAAACGTACTGTTGCCTCGCAGATGGCCGATGCCAAGAAGATGCAGATGCGGGTGGATTTCGATGCACCAACAAATGATGGGAAGCAGACTCTATTTAGAGCAAATGGTTCGGTCATTACTTTTCATGGATTCTTAGCGGCTTATGATGATGCGACTGACGAGAAGAGCGATGAAGAAAATGTAGACCGCCGACTACCTGCGATGAGCGTCGGCCAGGCGATAAAAGTGGCGGAATATAGCTGCGAAGGCCATGACACAAAGCCTCCCGCCCGATACACCGAGCCAACTCTTGTCAAGAAATTGGAAGAACTCGGGATTGGTCGCCCATCTACATTTGCATCCATTATTCAAACAATTCAGGATCGGGGCTACGTATACAAGCGCGGTCGGGCACTCGTTCCCACCTTCCTTGCCTTCTCGGTGACGGGTTTGCTCGAGCAGCATTTTGCAAAATTAGTGGATTACGAATTCACGGCCAGCATGGAAGAAGACCTCGACAAGATTGCCGCTGGCGAAGCAGAGCGCGTGGATTGGCTCCGAGATTTCTTTTACGGTCACGATGGACAGCCAGGATTAAATGAATTGTCAGCCGATCTTGGTGCAATTGACGCGCGCGAAGTAAACACGATGCGTCTAGGTGATGATATTCAGATCCGCGTCGGAAGATACGGCGCCTATCTCCAGCAAGGCGAGGGCGAAGATCGCAAGCTTGCCAATATTCCAGAGACGATGGCACCGGATGAATTAACCCTGGAAGTAGCGAAGGAAATTCTGGCGCAGCCATCCGGCGAGCGCGAACTAGGAGTTGATCCAGCTACGGGACTTGAAGTGATTGCTAAGTCCGGACGTTTTGGTCCCTACGTTTCAGAAGTATTGCCAGAGGCCAAAAAAAAGGGCGATAAGGCAAAAACTGCCTCATTGCTTTCAACCATGACTTTGGACACGATCACATTTGAAGATGCCATGAAGTTGCTCTCGCTGCCGCGCACCCTCGGAACAGATTCTGAAACCGGCGAGGAGATAACCGTTCAGAACGGGCGTTATGGTCCTTACTTAAAGCGCGGTGCTGATTCGCGCACTCTCACAAGTGAAGATCAACTTTTCTCACTCTCTCTGGATGAAGCGATCGCAATCTACAAAGAACCGAAAATTCGACGACGAGGAGTTGCGAAGCCGCCTCTGAAGGAATTGGGCGTGGACCCGACGACTCAGAAACCGGTCATTGTCAAAGATGGTCGATTTGGCATGTATGTGACCGATGGAGAAACAAACGCGACGCTACGTCGTGGTGACACTCTAGAAGGATTGACCTTAGAGCGAGGACTCGAACTGTTGGCTGGGCGCCGCGCGTGGGAAGCTGAGAATGGGCCGTCTCCCAAGAAGGGCCGCAAAAAAGTGACTTCCAAGAAGAGCGCCGCCAAATCGTCCAAATCACCCAAATCATCGAGAGCCGCCAAATCAAGTGCTCCTACTTTGACGAAGAACACTGTAAAGAAGTCTGCAGCAAAGCGAGTCGCAAAGAAGGCGGCTACGGGCAAGGCAAAGGCAAAAAGTACTTCATAACTCTTACGGTATAGTAAGAGTTATGAAACATTCCGTGCTCTTGCCCATTTTACGTTCGCAAACCCAGGGCGACCTCTTAGCTTTGCTATTTTTTAACCCGGAGATGGAATTCACTATTGCCGAAGCTGCTCGGCAAATCGGCGTATCTGCCCCGGGTGTCCATCATGAAGTAACGAGGCTTTACGAGGCTGGGTTGATCGCTGATCGACGAGACGGCCAGAGCCGGAAAATACGGGCCCTCCAGACTTCTGTTCTGGCTAAGCCCCTCTTCGATCTACTCGCGGTCACCTACGGCCCTCTGCCGGTGTTGACAAAAGAACTTGCGCATATCAAGGGAATTGACCGGGCTTACATCTATGGCTCTTGGGCCGCCCGGTATAGCGGCAGAACTGGGAAAGTGCCTAACGATATTGATGTTCTCGTTGTTGGCTCGCCCGACCTAGACGAACTTGACTCCGCGTCGTTGCGTGCAAGATCTGCACTTCTAAGAGATGTGGACATTCAACGGGTCTCTACGAGTGCTTGGCAGGATGCGGTCAGTAAATCGAAGGGCGCAAGTTCTTTCCTAGCCACGCTACTAGCAAATCCCTTGGTCGAGATCCACAGGCCTTAAGAAAAGTCAGAGCAGTATGCGAAAGTGGTTGGGTGAAGAAATGGAATCAGGGCCAAGATGATGATCTCGAGGGTGCCTACACCCTGCTTTACGATGCAGCACGGAAATCTTTGGTTGCACTTTTAGAAATACAAGGTCTGCGACCAACTACTCAGGGTGGGCATATTGTTGTGTTTGAATCTCTAATCGCACAATTACAGCCACCCTTGGGAAGGGTCATCAGTCCATTCAATCGAATGCGACGCACGAGAAGAGTTGCGGAATATCCGCAAAGGAGAGATCGGGACGTCACGGAAGTGGATATTCGTGAGGACCTAGAAAAGGCAGAAGAAATCGTCAAACTTGCCGAAATGCTCATAGGAGAACTTCCTCCGTTCTGAGGTGCTGCACGGCGCCAGATTCAGGTAGATATGTCGGGTCCTGGGGAGGACGAACGGACTTATTCTTTTGACCATTCCGACTACCCTTACCCCGTGGCACGTTCACTCCCAACCCCAGCAGCTCTCGCGCCGGATCAGACCCGTGGCGTCATGGCTATCCCGGCCTTCCGCAAACTCTGGAACTCCATGGCTTTCTCCTCCCTGGGAGACTGGCTAGGCCTCTTGGCTACAACCGCGATGGCTCAACAACTCTCCGGTGGGGATTATGCCAAGGCCAACTTTGCGATCGCTGGTGTATTCATCGCCCGACTTGTCCCTTCGGTTTTCTTGGGGCCACTTGCCGGAGTGATTGCTGATCGATTTGATCGACGCAGATTGATGATCATGTGCGACATAATTCGCGCTGGTTTCTATATTTCGATTCCAATTATCGGCAATTACCTCTGGCTCTACATCGCCACCATTTCGGTTGAGTGTGTAACGCTTTTCTGGTCGCCAGCAAAGGAGGCGAGCGTTCCCAATTTAGTGCCAAAAGAGAAATTGGAAAGTGCCAACCAAGTCTCACTGCTTGCAGCATACGGAAGCGCTCCGATTGCGGCAGTCCTATTTTCTCTTTTAGCCCTGGTTAATGGCGTGCTTGCAAATGCTCTTCCATTCATTGAGAGCAATTCAGTTGATCTTGCTCTTTACATTAATGCAGTAAGTTTTCTCTTTGGTGCGTGGACCGTCTGGGGTCTGCATGAAATACCAAAGGGTGCAGCATCGAAGAATGCTAGTGAAGTTGGAGTAGCCAAGTCCCTCCTGGAGGGCTGGCGCTTCGTCAGTACTTCTAAAATTGTGCGCGGACTCATTGTTGGGATGGTCGGCGCATTCGTCGCGGCGGGTGCTGTCATCGGTCTTGCTCGGACATTTGTAGGAGATCTTGGTGGAGGTGACGCGGCATACGGTGTTCTCTTTGGAGCAGTCTTCACGGGGCTCGCAGTGGGCATTGCATTTGGTCCAAAAGTCTTTGCGCAGTTTTCAAGACGCCGGCTCTTTGGCGCTTCATTAGCGATTGCCGGGTTCTTCCTTGTTCTCCTTGCGATTATCCCTAACTTGGTTTTGGCGGTATTTATCGTCATAGTCCTTGGGTCTTTCTCTGGAGTTTGCTGGGTTACCGGATTCACCATGCTAGGAATGGAAGTTGCCGACGATGTACGCGGACGCACCTTTGCGTTTATGCAATCACTCATACGCGTGACTCTCGTAGCTGTCCTGGCAATTTCGCCACTCATTGCCGCTGCAGTGGGTCAGCATAATTTCAAATTTCAAAACACGCAGATTAGTTACAACGGAGCGGCCATAACGATACTAATTGCCGGCGTAATTGCCTCAATTATTGGCATGGTCTCGTATCGACAGATGAAGGACCGCCCCAATGTCTCGATCTGGAGCGATATCTCAAATGCGCTGAAAGGTGAACTAGGGTCCATTACTGGTGCTTCAACCAAGGGCGTCTTCATTGCCTTTGAAGGCGGAGAAGGTTCGGGAAAATCTACCCAGGTGAAGTTGTTAAAGAAATGGTTAGAGGGGCAGGGCCATGACGTCCTTCTCACTCGCGAACCCGGCGGTACCGAACTTGGCAAGGCTCTGAGAGAAATACTGCTCTCCCATGAAACAGGAGATATTTCCCCCCGTGCTGAGGCGCTGCTCTACGCAGCCGATCGGGCGCACCATGTTCATTCGGTGATCCGTCCCGCACTGGAGGCGGGACAGATAGTAATCACTGATAGATACTTTGATTCTTCTATCGCCTACCAGGGCGCGGGTCGGATTTTGGAGCCCGGGGAAGTTGCACGTATATCGCGTTGGGCAACCGAATCCCTTTTCCCAACCCTTACGGTGGTTCTGGATCTTCCGGCAGATGTTGGATTGAGCCGTCTGAAAAAGAAGGATCGGCTGGAAGTCGAACCCTTAGCCTTTCACGAGCGAATTAGGCAGGAATATTTACAGTTGGCACTTTTGGATCCCGAACGCTATTTGGTGGTAGATGCGCAGATGAGCCTTGCGGATATCGAGCACTCCATTATTACTCGCGTTGCAGAGTTGCCTGCGTTGAGCAAGGTTCCCAAGAAAGAGAGACCAATTCGGATTCCGGCAGGACTTAAACGTAAGCCGAGAGTGAAATAGGGTGTCCGTCTTTGCGGAGTTGGTAGGACAGTCACACATCGTTCTTGCCCTACAAGATGCAGTTAAGGCATCTCGAAATGGGGAAGAGTCACAGGAGATGACACACGCTTGGCTCTTTACCGGTCCACCCGGAAGTGGACGATCCAGCGCAGCCATTGCATTTGCCGCAGCACTTATCTGTCCCGAAGAAGGGTGTGGAACCTGCATTGACTGCCGCTCTGCCCAGGCAGGTGGTCATGCTGACGTGGAAATCGTAAGGACCGAAGGACTCTCTATCAAAGTCGATGAAATCAGGGAGCTCCTCCAACGCGTGGCCTGGGCGCCCAGCCTGGGCGGTTGGCGCGTTGTGGTGATGGAAGATGCTGACCGGCTTACCGAATCGGCTGCAAATGCCCTTCTTAAGGCAATTGAGGAGCCTGGTGCGCGTACGGTCTGGTTGCTC encodes the following:
- the tmk gene encoding dTMP kinase, encoding MARSLPTPAALAPDQTRGVMAIPAFRKLWNSMAFSSLGDWLGLLATTAMAQQLSGGDYAKANFAIAGVFIARLVPSVFLGPLAGVIADRFDRRRLMIMCDIIRAGFYISIPIIGNYLWLYIATISVECVTLFWSPAKEASVPNLVPKEKLESANQVSLLAAYGSAPIAAVLFSLLALVNGVLANALPFIESNSVDLALYINAVSFLFGAWTVWGLHEIPKGAASKNASEVGVAKSLLEGWRFVSTSKIVRGLIVGMVGAFVAAGAVIGLARTFVGDLGGGDAAYGVLFGAVFTGLAVGIAFGPKVFAQFSRRRLFGASLAIAGFFLVLLAIIPNLVLAVFIVIVLGSFSGVCWVTGFTMLGMEVADDVRGRTFAFMQSLIRVTLVAVLAISPLIAAAVGQHNFKFQNTQISYNGAAITILIAGVIASIIGMVSYRQMKDRPNVSIWSDISNALKGELGSITGASTKGVFIAFEGGEGSGKSTQVKLLKKWLEGQGHDVLLTREPGGTELGKALREILLSHETGDISPRAEALLYAADRAHHVHSVIRPALEAGQIVITDRYFDSSIAYQGAGRILEPGEVARISRWATESLFPTLTVVLDLPADVGLSRLKKKDRLEVEPLAFHERIRQEYLQLALLDPERYLVVDAQMSLADIEHSIITRVAELPALSKVPKKERPIRIPAGLKRKPRVK